A window of the Gossypium hirsutum isolate 1008001.06 chromosome A05, Gossypium_hirsutum_v2.1, whole genome shotgun sequence genome harbors these coding sequences:
- the LOC107961218 gene encoding protein EPIDERMAL PATTERNING FACTOR 2 isoform X2, with the protein MKILSLGVVARLLAVVILFMFCLSSESLRVPPHHAGIHGEATKFGDETQMNSKEGGVMEELGMELYPTGSSLPDCSHACGPCFPCKRVMVSFKCSMAESCPVVYRCMCKGKYYHVPSN; encoded by the exons ATGAAGATCCTGTCTCTTGGAGTTGTTGCACGTCTATTGGCCGTTGTTATCTTGTTCATGTTTTGCCTATCCTCTGAAAGCCTTCGGGTGCCACCTCATCATG CCGGCATCCATGGGGAAGCTACCAAGTTTGGAGATGAAACACAAATGAACTCTAAG GAAGGAGGGGTAATGGAAGAGTTAGGGATGGAGTTATACCCGACAGGGTCGAGCTTGCCGGATTGTTCCCACGCTTGTGGGCCTTGCTTTCCATGCAAAAGGGTGATGGTTAGCTTCAAGTGCTCCATGGCTGAGTCCTGCCCGGTTGTTTATAGATGCATGTGTAAAGGCAAATACTACCATGTGCCTTCCAACTGA
- the LOC107961218 gene encoding protein EPIDERMAL PATTERNING FACTOR 2 isoform X1, with protein MKILSLGVVARLLAVVILFMFCLSSESLRVPPHHAAGIHGEATKFGDETQMNSKEGGVMEELGMELYPTGSSLPDCSHACGPCFPCKRVMVSFKCSMAESCPVVYRCMCKGKYYHVPSN; from the exons ATGAAGATCCTGTCTCTTGGAGTTGTTGCACGTCTATTGGCCGTTGTTATCTTGTTCATGTTTTGCCTATCCTCTGAAAGCCTTCGGGTGCCACCTCATCATG CAGCCGGCATCCATGGGGAAGCTACCAAGTTTGGAGATGAAACACAAATGAACTCTAAG GAAGGAGGGGTAATGGAAGAGTTAGGGATGGAGTTATACCCGACAGGGTCGAGCTTGCCGGATTGTTCCCACGCTTGTGGGCCTTGCTTTCCATGCAAAAGGGTGATGGTTAGCTTCAAGTGCTCCATGGCTGAGTCCTGCCCGGTTGTTTATAGATGCATGTGTAAAGGCAAATACTACCATGTGCCTTCCAACTGA